Proteins found in one Mytilus edulis chromosome 2, xbMytEdul2.2, whole genome shotgun sequence genomic segment:
- the LOC139510430 gene encoding uncharacterized protein, with protein sequence MTDVQKFDYLKAQLQNEALRTIAGFALTNANYADAIILLKERFGQTEKITQAYIQALLEIPSPRNHLISLRQFYNQIETYVRGLESLGQSQDSYGTLLVPIILKKLPGEIKKNLAREHGTENCNIAHDNDTSRHIQQNANDSPQNTNFPISNGHLQYSPNLNQTSVNIVNDTNQKEEDTTILHSSSNDVRTHVLLKTAVAPVWSDNLCVDTHILFDEGSQRSFVTEDLARKLNLHTEGIEILQVSSFGDKNKNVRHLDKSTVFVESNAGQKIPIHVLIVPMIAVPLQNNIRHINRGLIYLRGLKLAHPVTQEESFEISLLIGADYYWDLVENEVLGGDDLIYLTEATPN encoded by the exons ATGACCGATGTCCAGAAATTTGATTACCTCAAAGCGCAGTTACAGAATGAAGCATTACGCACCATAGCTGGTTTTGCACTTACTAATGCAAACTACGCAGACGCCATTATTTTATTGAAGGAGAGATTCggacaaacagaaaaaatcaCGCAAGCATACATTCAAGCATTATTAGAAATTCCATCACCACGAAACCATCTTATCAGTTTGAGACAATTCTATAATCAAATAGAAACTTACGTCAGAGGGCTAGAATCTTTGGGCCAGTCACAAGACTCGTATGGAACATTACTTGtaccaattattttgaaaaaattaccgggagaaattaaaaaaaaccttgccCGTGAACATGGAACAGAAAACTG CAACATTGCCCATGATAATGACACCAGCAGACATATCCAGCAAAATGCAAATGACAGCCCACAGAATACGAATTTTCCTATTAGCAATGGACATTTACAATACTCACCAAATTTGAATCAGACATctgtaaatattgtaaatgatacaaaTCAGAAAGAAGAGGACACTACAATTCTACACTCCTCGTCAAATGACGTACGCACACATGTACTTTTGAAAACTGCCGTCGCACCAGTATGGTCAGACAACTTATGTGTAGATACCCATATACTTTTTGACGAGGGATCACAGCGATCATTTGTGACCGAAGATTTAGCAAGAAAACTTAATTTACATACAGAGGGAATTGAAATTCTACAAGTATCGTCATTTGgagataaaaacaaaaacgtACGACATTTAGATAAATCAACAGTGTTCGTAGAATCAAATGCAGGACAGAAAATACCGATACACGTTCTAATTGTACCAATGATTGCCGTACCTTTGCAGAACAATATTCGCCACATCAACAGAGGACTAATTTATTTACGGGGACTTAAGTTAGCACATCCAGTAACACAGGAAGAGTCTTTCGAAATATCGTTATTAATCGGAGCAGACTACTACTGGGACTTAGTCGAGAATGAAGTC TTAGGAGGTGACGACCTGATATACCTCACTGAGGCAACACCTAATTAA